TTCGCGGTGCGACCCCGGGAAGCGGGGATCGTCGCCGCGTCGTTCGACGAGGTGGAGACGGGCGAGGTCAACGACGTGGACGAGGACGCGTACCGGGCGCAGGAGGTGTCGACCGAGCTGCGGGCCATCGCGGAGACGCCGGTCGCCGAGCAGCGCCAGGCGAGCAAACAGACCGGCGGCGGCTCCGTCGCGACGCTCGCGGAGGGGGTCGCCGAGGAAGTCGAGCCCGGCGTCACGTACGTCCTCGGTCCCGGCGGGACCGTCGGCGCGATCAAGGCCGAACTCGGGTTCGAGGGGACGCCGCTCGGCGTCGACGTGTGGCGGGCGGACGCCGACGGCGAGCGAGGGGACGGCTCGGGCCCGACGGGCGAGGTCGTCGTCCGCGACGGGAGCGCCGCCGAGATCGAGGCGGCGCTGGGCGAGCGCAACGTCGTCGTCGTCTCGCCGATCGGCGGCCAGGGGTTCGTCTTCGGTCGAGGCAACCAGCAGATCTCCCCCGCGGTGATCCGCCGATCGACGGTCGAGGTCGTCGCGACCCGCGCGAAACTCGACGGGCTGGACGCCCTCCGGGTCGACACGGGCGACCCCGACCTCGACGAGTCGCTGCGCGGCTGGCACCGCGTCAGGGTCGGCCGCTACGAGCGCCGTCTCGTCGGTATCGAGTGACCGGGCCCGGCCCGCCCGTCCTCCCCCGTCGGCGCCCCCATCCCCACTGTCGGCACTCCCCGCCCTCCATCGTCGTCACTTC
The window above is part of the Halosimplex rubrum genome. Proteins encoded here:
- a CDS encoding ATP-NAD kinase family protein — encoded protein: MRRIGVVVNPIAGMGGRVGLKGTDGKVDEARERGAEPRAPERARAALDALAGTGASVEVLAFGGPMGEDAARAAGFDPVVVGAPTGSEDGETTAADTRAAVRAFAERDADLILFVGGDGTAVDVAETLADLDGEIPILGVPAGVKIYSSVFAVRPREAGIVAASFDEVETGEVNDVDEDAYRAQEVSTELRAIAETPVAEQRQASKQTGGGSVATLAEGVAEEVEPGVTYVLGPGGTVGAIKAELGFEGTPLGVDVWRADADGERGDGSGPTGEVVVRDGSAAEIEAALGERNVVVVSPIGGQGFVFGRGNQQISPAVIRRSTVEVVATRAKLDGLDALRVDTGDPDLDESLRGWHRVRVGRYERRLVGIE